The following proteins come from a genomic window of Corallococcus sp. NCRR:
- the hutI gene encoding imidazolonepropionase codes for MEALDLWVRNTSEVLTVEGTHREPAEKALTPRPGAGIGVKDGRVAYVGPESGLPKGALTDATEVIDAEGGFVGPGFVDPHTHLVFAGERSAEFDLRNQGATYLEIAKAGGGIANTVSATRAASEEELAELALPRLERLLAQGVTTAEVKSGYGLNLADELKMLRAVRRLGSLSPLELVPTLLCAHSVPPEYKERRAEYLDLCINEILPAVAREGLARFCDVFTEDSAFTVEESRRLLNAGAALGLTPRLHADQLTACGASALAAEVGAASADHLEQVTDEGIRALAAANVTAVLVPTSTLFLRMRPYAPGRKLRDAGVNVALGSNVNPGSSMTENLALVLGLACLENGLSAAEAYWAATRGAAQCLGLQRQGRLAVGDAGDLVLFACRSYRHLPYHLGISHARVVVKGGHVVFRARMNHCP; via the coding sequence ATGGAAGCCCTGGACCTGTGGGTGCGCAACACCTCCGAGGTGCTCACCGTGGAGGGCACCCACCGCGAGCCCGCGGAGAAGGCCCTCACCCCGCGCCCGGGAGCGGGCATCGGCGTGAAGGACGGCCGCGTGGCCTACGTGGGCCCGGAGTCCGGCCTGCCGAAGGGCGCGCTCACGGACGCGACGGAGGTCATCGACGCCGAGGGCGGCTTCGTGGGCCCGGGCTTCGTGGATCCTCACACGCACCTGGTGTTCGCGGGCGAGCGCTCCGCCGAGTTCGACCTGCGCAACCAGGGCGCCACGTACCTGGAGATCGCCAAGGCCGGCGGCGGCATCGCCAACACGGTGAGCGCCACGCGCGCCGCGAGCGAGGAGGAGCTGGCAGAGCTCGCCCTGCCCCGCCTGGAGCGGCTGCTCGCGCAGGGCGTGACGACCGCCGAGGTGAAGAGCGGCTACGGACTGAATCTGGCGGACGAACTCAAGATGCTGCGCGCGGTGCGCAGGCTGGGCTCGCTGTCACCGCTGGAGCTGGTGCCCACGCTCTTGTGCGCGCACTCGGTGCCCCCGGAGTACAAGGAGCGCCGCGCCGAGTACCTGGACCTCTGCATCAACGAGATATTGCCCGCCGTCGCGCGCGAGGGCCTGGCGCGCTTCTGCGACGTCTTCACCGAGGACAGCGCCTTCACCGTGGAGGAGTCCCGCCGGCTGCTCAACGCGGGCGCGGCGCTGGGCCTCACGCCGCGCCTGCACGCGGATCAGCTCACCGCCTGTGGCGCCTCGGCGCTCGCCGCGGAGGTGGGCGCCGCCAGCGCGGACCACCTGGAGCAGGTCACGGACGAGGGCATTCGCGCGCTCGCCGCCGCGAACGTCACCGCCGTACTCGTGCCCACCTCCACCCTCTTCCTGCGCATGCGCCCCTACGCGCCCGGCCGGAAGCTGCGCGACGCGGGCGTCAATGTTGCTTTGGGTTCCAACGTGAACCCCGGCTCCTCCATGACGGAGAACCTGGCGTTGGTGCTGGGGCTCGCCTGCCTGGAGAACGGCCTGTCGGCCGCAGAGGCCTACTGGGCCGCCACCCGAGGGGCCGCGCAATGCTTGGGGTTGCAACGGCAGGGGCGTCTGGCAGTGGGCGATGCGGGCGACCTGGTGCTCTTCGCCTGTCGCAGTTACCGGCATCTGCCTTATCATCTGGGTATCAGTCACGCGCGCGTGGTGGTGAAGGGCGGACATGTGGTGTTTCGCGCGCGTATGAATCACTGCCCCTGA
- the hutU gene encoding urocanate hydratase translates to MSRIIRASRGTTLSCKGWVQEAALRMLMNNLDPEVAEQPGDLVVYGGTGKAARDWPSFDRIVQSLQSLTDEETLLVQSGKPVGILRTHPDAPRVLIANSNLVGHWANWEHFHELEKKGLMMYGQMTAGSWIYIGTQGILQGTYETFAAAGRFHFGSEDLAGRLILSGGLGGMGGAQPLAATMNNAVFLGVEIDPHRAQRRVETRYLDVVAKDLDEALALAKDAQAKRVGRSIAIIGNAASVFRELYKRGIKPDLVTDQTSAHDPLNGYIPTDLSLEAAAELRKRDPEGYVKRARESMIMHVQAMNDFQAAGSHVFDYGNNLRGQAKVGGMENAFEFPGFVPAYIRPLFCEGLGPFRWVALSGDPEDIRRTDRAVRELFPQKASLNRWLDMAQERVAFQGLPARICWLGYGERAKAGLAFNELVRKGEVKAPIVIGRDHLDCGSVASPNRETEAMKDGSDAVADWPILNALVNAVNGASWVSFHHGGGVGMGYSLHAGQVIVADGTPEAARRIERVLTSDPGMGVLRHADAGYPEAIDVAKERGVRIPGLTA, encoded by the coding sequence ATGTCCCGCATCATCCGCGCCTCTCGCGGCACCACCCTCTCCTGCAAGGGCTGGGTGCAGGAGGCCGCGCTCCGGATGCTAATGAACAACCTCGACCCGGAAGTGGCCGAGCAGCCCGGAGACCTGGTCGTCTACGGCGGCACCGGCAAGGCCGCCCGGGACTGGCCCTCGTTCGACCGCATCGTCCAGAGCCTCCAGAGCCTCACCGACGAGGAGACGCTGCTCGTGCAGTCCGGCAAGCCCGTGGGCATCCTGCGCACGCACCCGGACGCACCGCGCGTGCTCATCGCCAACTCCAACCTCGTGGGCCACTGGGCCAACTGGGAGCACTTCCACGAGCTGGAGAAGAAGGGCCTGATGATGTACGGCCAGATGACGGCCGGCTCGTGGATCTACATCGGCACGCAGGGCATCCTGCAGGGCACCTACGAGACGTTCGCCGCCGCGGGCCGCTTCCACTTCGGCAGCGAGGACCTGGCCGGCCGGCTCATCCTCTCCGGTGGCCTGGGCGGCATGGGCGGCGCGCAGCCGCTGGCCGCGACCATGAACAACGCCGTGTTCCTGGGCGTCGAAATCGATCCGCACCGCGCGCAGCGCCGCGTGGAGACGCGCTACCTGGACGTGGTGGCCAAGGACCTGGACGAGGCGCTGGCCCTGGCGAAGGACGCGCAAGCCAAGCGCGTGGGCCGCTCCATCGCCATCATCGGCAATGCCGCGTCGGTGTTCCGGGAGCTGTACAAGCGCGGCATCAAGCCGGACCTCGTGACGGACCAGACGAGCGCGCATGATCCGCTCAACGGCTACATCCCCACGGACCTGTCGCTGGAGGCCGCCGCGGAGCTGCGCAAGCGCGACCCGGAGGGCTACGTCAAGCGCGCCCGCGAGTCGATGATCATGCACGTGCAGGCCATGAACGACTTCCAGGCCGCCGGCAGCCACGTCTTCGACTACGGCAACAACCTGCGCGGCCAGGCGAAGGTGGGCGGCATGGAGAACGCCTTCGAGTTCCCCGGCTTCGTGCCCGCGTACATCCGCCCGCTCTTCTGCGAGGGCCTGGGGCCCTTCCGCTGGGTGGCGCTGTCCGGAGACCCGGAGGACATCCGCCGCACGGACCGCGCGGTGCGCGAGCTGTTCCCCCAGAAGGCGTCGCTCAACCGCTGGCTGGACATGGCCCAGGAGCGCGTGGCGTTCCAGGGCCTGCCCGCGCGCATCTGCTGGCTGGGCTACGGCGAGCGCGCCAAGGCGGGCCTCGCGTTCAACGAGCTGGTCCGCAAGGGCGAGGTGAAGGCGCCCATCGTGATTGGCCGCGACCACCTGGACTGCGGCAGCGTCGCGTCCCCCAACCGCGAGACGGAGGCCATGAAGGACGGCTCGGACGCGGTGGCGGACTGGCCCATCCTCAACGCGCTGGTGAACGCGGTGAACGGCGCCTCGTGGGTGTCGTTCCACCACGGCGGCGGCGTGGGCATGGGCTACTCGCTGCACGCGGGCCAGGTCATCGTCGCGGACGGCACGCCGGAGGCCGCGCGCCGCATCGAGCGCGTCCTCACGTCCGACCCCGGCATGGGCGTGCTGCGCCACGCGGACGCGGGCTACCCGGAGGCCATCGACGTGGCGAAGGAGCGGGGCGTGCGCATCCCCGGCCTCACCGCCTAG
- a CDS encoding FdhF/YdeP family oxidoreductase yields the protein MDQGQDGKGSALAVPAAQPPLENRAPDVGPVKTVAGGVPAVLSAFKHVLGEAGPWRGGKLIWKVNQQDGFDCPGCAWPDPSHRSVQEYCENGAKALAEEGTQERATPEFFREWSVARLAEQSDLWLGKAGRLTHPMVLREGSAHYEPLSWDDAFALVAEELNALGSPDEAAFYTSGRTSNEAAFLYQLFVRQFGTNNLPDCSNMCHESSGTGLSETIGIGKGSVTLEDFDHAQAIFVIGQNPGTNHPRMLTALQAAARRGCEIVSVNPLPETGLNRFKHPQEVLHLFGPGTALNKLFLQVRINGDVALLQGLGKALLDREAKAPGTVVDRAFVEGRTAGFDAYVAHLATVSWDDVVEESGVPREQIEEAADILARSERTIFCWAMGLTQHKNAVGNVQEIVNLTLLRGSIGKQGAGVCPVRGHSNVQGDRTMGIWEHAKPEFMDALSKEFGFAPPRHTGLDTVGTLQALHDGRVKVFFAMGGNFLSATPDTEFTAQALRRARLTVHVSTKLNRAHLVHGRRALILPCLGRTEHDVQASGRQFVTVEDSMGMVHASRGAVAPASEHLLSEPVIVARLAQAVLGARSKVSWMSLVEDYDRVRELIQRCIPGFEDFNRRVHQPGGFALPNGPREGRFTTKDGKAHFTVHLMPRHRLEPGQLMMMTLRSHDQYNTTVYGLDDRYRGIHQGRRVVFLHPEDVKARGLTAGQKVDLTSHFQGETRVAREFLVVPYNIPRQCAATYFPEANVLVPVGSFAEKSRTPTSKSVIITVAPSPEPTALAPAGAPRSG from the coding sequence ATGGATCAGGGACAGGACGGGAAGGGGAGCGCGTTGGCGGTGCCGGCGGCCCAGCCTCCGTTGGAGAACCGGGCTCCGGACGTGGGGCCGGTGAAGACGGTGGCAGGCGGCGTGCCGGCGGTGCTGAGCGCGTTCAAGCACGTGCTGGGAGAGGCGGGCCCGTGGCGCGGCGGCAAGCTCATCTGGAAGGTCAACCAGCAGGACGGCTTCGACTGTCCGGGCTGCGCGTGGCCGGACCCCTCCCACCGGTCCGTGCAGGAGTACTGCGAGAACGGCGCGAAGGCGCTGGCGGAGGAGGGCACGCAGGAGCGCGCGACGCCGGAGTTCTTCCGTGAGTGGAGCGTGGCGCGGCTCGCGGAGCAGTCCGACCTGTGGCTGGGCAAGGCGGGCCGGCTGACGCACCCCATGGTGCTGCGCGAGGGCTCGGCGCACTACGAGCCCCTCTCCTGGGATGACGCCTTCGCGCTGGTGGCGGAGGAGTTGAACGCGCTGGGCTCACCGGACGAGGCGGCCTTCTACACGTCCGGCCGCACGAGCAACGAGGCCGCGTTCCTCTACCAGTTGTTCGTGCGGCAGTTCGGCACCAACAACCTGCCGGACTGCTCGAACATGTGCCACGAGTCGAGCGGCACGGGGCTGTCGGAGACGATTGGCATTGGCAAGGGGTCGGTGACGCTGGAGGACTTCGACCACGCGCAGGCCATCTTCGTCATCGGGCAGAACCCGGGCACCAACCACCCGCGCATGCTGACGGCGCTCCAGGCCGCCGCGCGCCGGGGCTGTGAAATCGTCAGCGTCAACCCGCTGCCGGAGACGGGGCTCAACCGCTTCAAGCACCCGCAGGAGGTGCTGCACCTGTTCGGCCCGGGCACGGCGCTGAACAAGCTGTTCCTCCAGGTGCGCATCAACGGCGACGTGGCGCTCCTCCAGGGCCTGGGCAAGGCGCTGCTGGACCGCGAGGCGAAGGCCCCGGGCACGGTGGTGGACCGGGCCTTCGTCGAGGGCAGGACGGCGGGCTTCGACGCGTACGTGGCGCACCTGGCCACGGTGTCCTGGGACGACGTGGTGGAAGAGAGCGGGGTGCCTCGCGAGCAGATTGAAGAGGCCGCGGACATCCTGGCGCGTTCGGAGCGCACCATCTTCTGCTGGGCCATGGGGCTCACGCAGCACAAGAACGCGGTGGGCAACGTGCAGGAGATCGTGAACCTCACGCTCCTGCGCGGCAGCATCGGCAAGCAGGGCGCGGGCGTGTGCCCGGTGCGCGGTCACAGCAACGTGCAGGGCGACCGCACCATGGGCATCTGGGAGCACGCGAAGCCCGAGTTCATGGACGCGCTGTCGAAGGAGTTCGGCTTCGCGCCGCCGCGCCACACCGGCCTGGACACGGTGGGGACGCTCCAGGCGCTGCACGACGGGCGCGTGAAGGTGTTCTTCGCCATGGGCGGCAACTTCCTGTCCGCCACGCCCGACACGGAGTTCACCGCGCAAGCACTCCGGCGCGCGCGGCTCACGGTGCACGTGTCCACGAAGCTCAACCGCGCGCATCTGGTGCATGGCCGGCGCGCGCTCATCCTCCCGTGCCTGGGGCGGACCGAGCACGACGTGCAGGCGTCGGGGCGGCAGTTCGTGACGGTGGAGGACTCGATGGGGATGGTGCACGCATCGCGCGGCGCCGTGGCCCCCGCGTCCGAGCACCTGCTCAGCGAGCCCGTCATCGTGGCCCGGCTGGCGCAAGCGGTGCTGGGGGCGCGCTCGAAGGTGTCGTGGATGTCGCTGGTGGAGGACTACGACCGGGTCCGCGAGCTGATCCAGCGCTGCATCCCGGGCTTCGAGGACTTCAACCGCCGCGTGCACCAGCCCGGCGGGTTCGCGCTGCCCAACGGTCCGCGCGAGGGCCGCTTCACGACGAAGGACGGCAAGGCGCACTTCACGGTGCACCTGATGCCGCGCCACCGGCTGGAGCCCGGGCAGCTCATGATGATGACGCTGCGCTCGCATGATCAGTACAACACCACCGTGTACGGACTGGACGACCGCTACCGGGGCATCCACCAGGGGCGGCGCGTGGTGTTCCTGCACCCGGAGGACGTGAAGGCGCGAGGGCTGACGGCGGGGCAGAAGGTGGACCTCACCAGCCACTTCCAGGGAGAGACGCGGGTGGCGCGCGAGTTCCTGGTGGTGCCGTACAACATCCCGCGCCAGTGCGCGGCGACGTACTTCCCGGAAGCGAACGTGCTGGTGCCGGTGGGCAGCTTCGCGGAGAAGAGCCGCACGCCCACGTCGAAGTCCGTGATCATCACCGTGGCCCCCAGCCCCGAGCCCACGGCCCTGGCGCCCGCCGGCGCTCCGAGGTCCGGGTGA